One region of Oryza sativa Japonica Group chromosome 5, ASM3414082v1 genomic DNA includes:
- the LOC107280839 gene encoding uncharacterized protein, giving the protein MEKQNIDFGKVLGEIQESLVLLNRAQVDTQASIVKLDQGVSAWRPQVEAAVQDLRDEVGDLRQQVDLLNKAKQAPPAASSPWVLLTGKERKAPLLPTPTATSPAAVAEGAEKWANGHRLHQNFWGKASGVVTTLIHSPGKGTSDSNRIPFRSLENFDLDGGASDFDQGNRQYNHRVPKLDFPKFDGSDPQDWLMRCEHYFDVNNTYPGLWVRVSTIYFIGRAASWLRSSRAHVRFPIWEDFCVAVANKFDRDQHDELIRQMDTIRQTGTVWEFYEKFDELMNHLLAYDPAVSMRYLIHRFTEGLRRDIRNAVLLQRPRDLETALAIATL; this is encoded by the coding sequence ATGGAGAAGCAAAATATTGATTTCGGCAAGGTGCTGGGTGAGATCCAGGAGTCCTTGGTGTTGCTGAATCGAGCTCAAGTGGATACGCAGGCCTCCATCGTCAAGCTGGATCAAGGCGTGAGTGCTTGGAGACCACAAGTGGAGGCGGCTGTGCAGGATCTGCGTGACGAAGTTGGTGACCTTCGTCAGCAGGTGGATCTTCTGAACAAGGCGAAACAAGCTCCACCGGCGGCGTCTTCCCCTTGGGTCCTGTTGACGGGCAAGGAAAGGAAGGCCCCGTTGCTGCCTACGCCGACGGCTACCTCACCAGCAGCTGTGGCGGAGGGTGCAGAGAAATGGGCCAACGGCCACCGTCTTCATCAAAATTTCTGGGGAAAGGCATCGGGTGTAGTTACTACCCTGATCCATTCTCCGGGCAAGGGTACGTCTGATTCCAACCGAATTCCCTTTCGATCCTTGGAGAATTTCGATTTGGATGGGGGGGCGAGTGATTTTGACCAGGGAAATCGGCAGTACAATCATAGAGTTCCTAAACTTGATTTCCCTAAGTTTGATGGATCAGACCCGCAGGATTGGCTTATGAGATGTGAGCATTACTTTGATGTGAACAACACTTATCCAGGGTTATGGGTGCGGGTTTCAACTATCTATTTCATTGGTAGAGCAGCTTCCTGGCTTAGGTCTTCTAGGGCTCATGTTCGTTTCCCTATTTGGGAGGATTTCTGTGTGGCAGTAGCTAACAAATTTGATAGGGATCAACATGATGAATTGATTAGACAAATGGATACAATTAGGCAGACAGGGACTGTGTGGGAGTTTTATGAGAAATTTGATGAGTTGATGAATCACCTGTTAGCTTATGACCCAGCAGTGAGTATGAGATATCTTATCCATAGGTTTACTGAGGGTTTAAGACGGGATATTCGTAATGCTGTCCTCCTGCAACGACCTCGAGACCTCGAAACTGCTCTTGCTATTGCTACTTTATAG